A single region of the Candidatus Polarisedimenticolia bacterium genome encodes:
- the ileS gene encoding isoleucine--tRNA ligase, with protein MKSSADLKHTINLPRTLFSMKANLPEREPAYLARWQRFDLYARIRRARSGSPRFLLHDGPPYANGDIHLGQALNKILKDVVVKSRNMMGRDAAYRPGWDCHGLPIEHRVERDLGNRKREMSPLDIRKACREFAEKYIGLQREEFKRLGIFGEWERPYLTLDPGYEAAIVEHLGKFFVSKAAYFGKKPVHWCAFCKTALAEAEVEYEDHVSPSIYVRFELASWKHRERFPALGKRPISILIWTTTPWTLPANLAIAFHPRFVYELIETGGEVLLMARDRVAEVAKECGFRVDASLGTIEGRELEGSGKALRPYPQDDRPFAELILGEHVTLDQGTGCVHTAPGHGQEDFEVGARYHLPPYTPVDDEGRFVGSMFHSAEPYAAALDGRRVGDANAWILEDLERRGLLLHQRSYRHAYPHCWRCRNPVLFRATDQWFISLETTGLRKKALAEIERVRWIPETGRVRISNMVENRPDWCISRQRAWGVPIPIFVCSRCFPADSGAFVRDAASFARIAQVFREEGSDSWFRAYGSPREMLDHFLPPETACPGCGRREDLRPQHYIVDVWFESGVSSFAALAAADWPADLYLEGTDQYRGWFQSSLLLGVNAQGKAPYRGVLTHGFTLDGEGRKMSKSLGNVLSPQDIVKKYGADILRLWVCMVDYVDDMRLSEEVLARNVEAYRKIRNTSRFLLGNLYDFDPARDLVPLERLLEVDRWALHQANDLLARARSAYEAFEFHRVYHALNHFCSVTLSAFYLDILKDRLYTSVPGSPARRSAQSALHRILDVLCRIMAPVLSFTAEEIWQHLTVRADPDTLSGSVHLQEFPSPIPLPDEADLLSRWGRLAEIRDEVLKDLERARASLGIGNSLEACVTLEATGEVAALLERHRDDLASLFIVSAVELRPAGPGARPAEGIEGLRIEVGRAKGEKCGRCWNYREDRGRDGEFPDLCGRCARAVREILGQPPS; from the coding sequence GTGAAGAGCTCGGCGGATCTCAAGCACACGATCAATTTGCCCCGAACGCTCTTTTCCATGAAAGCCAACCTGCCCGAGCGGGAGCCGGCCTACCTGGCCCGCTGGCAGCGCTTCGATCTCTACGCGCGAATCCGCCGCGCCCGGAGCGGCTCCCCTCGCTTTCTGCTGCACGACGGCCCTCCTTATGCCAACGGGGACATCCATCTCGGTCAGGCCCTCAACAAGATTCTGAAGGACGTCGTGGTCAAGTCGCGGAACATGATGGGCCGGGACGCCGCTTATCGCCCGGGCTGGGACTGCCACGGCCTGCCGATCGAGCATCGCGTCGAGCGCGATCTCGGAAACCGGAAGCGGGAGATGAGCCCGCTCGATATCCGGAAGGCCTGCCGGGAATTCGCCGAGAAGTACATCGGCCTGCAGCGGGAGGAATTCAAGCGGCTCGGGATCTTCGGAGAATGGGAGCGCCCCTACCTGACCCTCGATCCCGGCTACGAGGCCGCCATCGTCGAGCACCTCGGAAAGTTCTTCGTCTCGAAGGCGGCCTATTTCGGCAAGAAGCCGGTCCATTGGTGCGCCTTCTGCAAAACCGCGCTCGCCGAGGCCGAGGTGGAGTACGAGGATCACGTCTCTCCTTCGATCTACGTGCGTTTCGAGCTGGCGTCCTGGAAGCATCGCGAGCGTTTTCCCGCGCTGGGGAAGCGCCCGATCTCGATCCTGATCTGGACCACGACTCCCTGGACGCTCCCGGCCAATCTGGCGATCGCGTTTCATCCGCGTTTCGTCTACGAGCTCATCGAGACGGGGGGCGAGGTGCTTCTCATGGCGCGGGACCGCGTGGCGGAGGTGGCGAAGGAGTGCGGCTTCCGGGTCGACGCCTCGCTCGGAACGATCGAGGGGCGCGAGCTCGAAGGATCGGGGAAGGCGTTGCGCCCGTATCCTCAGGACGACCGGCCTTTCGCCGAGCTGATTCTCGGGGAGCACGTCACCCTGGATCAGGGCACCGGATGCGTCCACACCGCGCCGGGTCACGGGCAGGAGGACTTCGAGGTGGGAGCCCGCTATCACCTTCCGCCCTACACCCCGGTGGACGACGAGGGCCGCTTCGTCGGCTCGATGTTTCACTCCGCGGAGCCCTACGCCGCGGCGCTCGACGGCCGGCGGGTCGGGGACGCGAATGCCTGGATTCTGGAGGATCTCGAGCGTCGCGGGCTGCTGCTTCATCAGCGGAGCTACCGCCACGCCTATCCTCATTGCTGGAGGTGCCGGAACCCCGTCCTGTTCCGGGCGACCGATCAGTGGTTCATTTCGCTAGAAACCACCGGCCTGCGGAAGAAGGCCCTCGCCGAGATCGAGCGGGTTCGCTGGATTCCGGAGACCGGCCGGGTGCGGATCTCCAACATGGTCGAGAACCGTCCCGATTGGTGCATCTCCCGGCAGCGCGCCTGGGGAGTTCCGATTCCGATCTTCGTCTGCTCGCGCTGCTTCCCGGCGGACTCCGGCGCGTTCGTCCGCGATGCGGCCAGCTTCGCCCGGATCGCGCAGGTCTTTCGCGAAGAGGGCTCCGACAGCTGGTTCCGTGCCTACGGCAGCCCTCGGGAGATGCTGGACCATTTCCTTCCCCCGGAAACGGCTTGTCCCGGCTGCGGGCGAAGGGAGGACCTCCGCCCCCAGCACTATATCGTCGACGTCTGGTTCGAATCGGGGGTGTCGAGCTTCGCGGCGCTAGCCGCCGCCGACTGGCCCGCCGATCTCTACCTGGAGGGCACCGACCAGTACCGGGGATGGTTCCAGTCCTCGCTGCTTCTTGGGGTCAACGCCCAAGGGAAGGCTCCATATCGCGGCGTGCTGACCCACGGATTCACCCTCGACGGCGAGGGGCGGAAGATGTCGAAGTCGCTGGGGAACGTCCTCTCTCCCCAGGACATCGTCAAGAAATACGGCGCGGACATTCTCCGACTCTGGGTCTGCATGGTGGATTACGTGGACGACATGCGGCTCTCGGAGGAAGTCCTGGCCCGCAACGTGGAGGCCTACCGGAAGATCCGCAACACCAGCCGGTTCCTGCTCGGGAATCTCTATGATTTCGATCCGGCTCGCGATCTCGTTCCCCTCGAACGGCTCCTGGAGGTGGACCGATGGGCCCTGCACCAGGCGAACGATCTGCTGGCCCGCGCCCGATCGGCCTACGAAGCCTTCGAGTTCCACCGGGTCTACCACGCGTTGAACCACTTCTGCTCGGTGACGCTCAGCGCCTTCTACCTGGACATTCTCAAGGACCGGTTGTACACCTCGGTTCCAGGATCGCCGGCGCGCCGGTCGGCGCAATCGGCCCTCCATAGGATCCTGGACGTGCTTTGCCGCATCATGGCTCCCGTCCTCAGCTTCACGGCCGAGGAGATCTGGCAGCACCTGACGGTCCGGGCGGATCCCGACACTCTGTCCGGGTCGGTCCACCTCCAGGAATTCCCTTCGCCGATCCCGCTTCCCGACGAGGCGGACCTGCTGTCGCGCTGGGGGCGCCTGGCGGAAATCCGGGACGAGGTTCTCAAGGATCTGGAGCGGGCCCGCGCGAGCCTCGGGATCGGCAATTCTCTGGAGGCCTGCGTCACGCTGGAAGCGACGGGAGAGGTGGCGGCGCTTCTGGAGAGGCACCGCGACGACCTCGCGTCGCTGTTCATCGTCTCCGCGGTTGAGCTCAGGCCGGCCGGACCCGGCGCGCGGCCGGCCGAGGGGATCGAAGGGCTGCGGATTGAAGTGGGGCGGGCCAAAGGAGAGAAATGCGGCCGATGCTGGAACTACAGGGAGGATCGGGGCCGGGACGGCGAGTTCCCCGACCTGTGCGGCCGATGCGCCCGGGCGGTCCGTGAGATTCTGGGACAACCCCCCTCATGA
- a CDS encoding cysteine desulfurase family protein, with translation MYLDYNASAPVRAEAAEEISRVLRSGYGNPSSIHRRGHRSKILLESSRESVACLIGARPEEIVFTSGGTESNNLAVLGAALRAGSGHLVVSAIEHSSVLEASRHLETIGFRVSRVPPGSGGVVDPGALLDAVRPETVLISLIHSSNEIGTLQPVTEVCRRLGRPEVLVHSDAVQSAGKTPLDVATLGADLVSFSAHKLGGPPGVGALWIRGGIRLAPLFHGGGQESHRRAGTETLPLIAGFAVAARLAAQEISGESLRLGALRDALEAALARRIPGVRFHGRGAPRLPNTLSVAVEGCSGEALAIALDLEGIAVSTGSACAVGTVRPSHVLLALGCSEQVARSTLRISLGRATSPAEVERFAEVLEAVVGRMRAPAECLSAAADLRRRA, from the coding sequence ATCTACCTCGATTACAACGCCTCCGCCCCGGTGCGCGCCGAAGCCGCCGAAGAGATTTCCCGCGTCCTGCGCTCGGGCTACGGCAATCCTTCCAGCATCCACCGCCGCGGACATCGGTCCAAGATCCTCCTGGAATCCTCCCGCGAATCGGTGGCGTGCCTCATCGGCGCGCGGCCCGAGGAGATCGTCTTCACGAGCGGGGGAACGGAGTCGAACAACCTCGCGGTTCTGGGCGCCGCGCTGCGCGCGGGGAGCGGCCACCTCGTCGTCTCCGCCATCGAGCATTCCTCGGTCCTCGAGGCCAGCCGCCACCTCGAGACGATCGGCTTCCGCGTCTCGAGAGTGCCGCCCGGCTCCGGCGGGGTCGTGGATCCCGGCGCCCTCCTCGACGCGGTGCGGCCGGAGACGGTTCTCATCTCTCTGATTCATTCGAGCAACGAAATCGGCACGCTGCAGCCCGTGACCGAGGTGTGCCGGCGGCTGGGACGGCCCGAGGTGCTGGTTCACAGCGATGCCGTCCAGAGCGCCGGGAAGACGCCGCTCGACGTGGCGACGCTGGGAGCCGACCTCGTCTCTTTTTCCGCGCACAAGCTCGGCGGCCCCCCCGGCGTGGGGGCCCTGTGGATCCGCGGCGGAATCCGGCTGGCGCCTCTTTTCCACGGAGGAGGGCAGGAGTCCCACCGCCGCGCCGGGACCGAGACCCTGCCGCTGATCGCGGGTTTCGCCGTGGCGGCGAGGCTCGCGGCCCAGGAGATCTCGGGCGAAAGCCTGCGGCTCGGCGCGCTGCGCGACGCGCTCGAGGCCGCGCTGGCCCGGAGGATTCCTGGCGTCCGGTTCCATGGACGCGGCGCGCCGCGGCTTCCCAACACCCTCAGCGTCGCCGTCGAAGGATGCTCCGGAGAAGCGCTGGCGATCGCGCTTGATCTCGAGGGGATCGCCGTGTCGACGGGCTCCGCGTGCGCCGTCGGGACCGTCCGCCCCTCGCACGTCCTGCTGGCGCTCGGCTGCTCGGAGCAGGTGGCCCGGTCGACCCTGAGGATCAGTCTCGGAAGGGCCACGTCGCCCGCCGAGGTGGAGCGCTTCGCCGAGGTTCTGGAGGCGGTCGTCGGCCGCATGCGCGCCCCGGCCGAGTGCCTCTCCGCGGCGGCCGATTTGCGGAGGCGCGCTTGA
- the mnmA gene encoding tRNA 2-thiouridine(34) synthase MnmA, with protein sequence MSDSAPAAPASGRIAVAMSGGVDSSVAALLLHRGGHDLVGISLQLHDRPGGEAADFGRCCSPRDFLDARRVADHVGFPFYVLNLEEEFRRAVLADFVAEYAAGRTPLPCAHCNSEVKFGDFVRRAESLGYERIATGHYARLRRDPLTGRMRLLRARDLDKDQSYFLFGLTEDHLERALFPVGDLTKTEVRRIAEEGGLRVAHKPESMDVCFLSRDGYRGFLEAEIGEAARASGEMVDRQGRLLGRHEGIHRFTVGQRRGLGVTAPEPLYVLEIRSDRRQVVLGREEEQYRSECFVPAPNWIGVDPPRDGIEARVQIRHRHAGEEARIEPDGGGGVGIRFRRPQRAITPGQAAVFYQGELVLGGGFIGTAR encoded by the coding sequence TTGAGCGATTCGGCCCCCGCGGCACCGGCGAGCGGCCGGATCGCCGTCGCGATGAGCGGCGGAGTGGACAGCTCCGTGGCCGCGCTGCTCCTCCATCGCGGCGGGCACGATCTCGTCGGAATCTCCCTGCAGCTCCACGACCGCCCCGGAGGCGAGGCGGCCGATTTCGGGCGTTGCTGCTCTCCCCGCGATTTCCTCGACGCGCGCCGCGTCGCGGACCACGTCGGCTTTCCCTTCTACGTCCTGAACCTGGAGGAGGAGTTCCGGCGCGCCGTGCTGGCCGACTTCGTGGCGGAGTACGCGGCCGGAAGAACGCCCTTGCCGTGCGCGCACTGCAACAGCGAGGTGAAATTCGGGGACTTCGTGCGGCGGGCGGAGAGCCTCGGTTACGAGCGAATCGCCACCGGGCATTACGCGCGGCTGCGCCGGGACCCTCTCACCGGAAGGATGCGCTTGCTTCGGGCCCGGGATCTCGACAAGGACCAGTCGTATTTCCTGTTCGGGCTCACCGAGGACCATCTGGAGCGCGCCCTGTTCCCGGTGGGGGATCTGACCAAGACCGAAGTCCGGCGGATCGCCGAGGAGGGCGGCCTCCGCGTCGCGCACAAGCCCGAAAGCATGGATGTCTGCTTCCTCTCGCGCGACGGATACCGCGGCTTCCTGGAGGCGGAGATCGGGGAGGCGGCGCGCGCCTCGGGAGAAATGGTCGATCGCCAGGGCCGCCTCCTCGGAAGGCACGAAGGGATTCACCGGTTCACCGTGGGGCAGAGGCGGGGCCTGGGAGTCACGGCCCCCGAGCCCCTCTACGTCCTCGAGATCCGGTCGGACCGCCGCCAGGTGGTGCTGGGCAGGGAGGAAGAGCAGTATCGCAGCGAGTGCTTCGTGCCGGCGCCCAACTGGATCGGCGTCGATCCGCCTCGCGACGGGATCGAGGCCCGGGTGCAAATCCGCCATCGCCACGCGGGCGAGGAGGCGCGGATCGAGCCCGACGGAGGCGGAGGCGTCGGCATCCGGTTCCGCCGCCCCCAGCGGGCGATCACGCCGGGCCAGGCCGCGGTCTTCTACCAAGGTGAGCTCGTCCTGGGAGGAGGCTTCATCGGCACCGCCCGTTGA
- a CDS encoding polymer-forming cytoskeletal protein → MFFRKQPKGPVAPGGGMARSASEAATSVIGRNTRFRGEVTGKGPLVVRGQIHGTIGIEDRLTVTEGGRLDAEVRVSEMTIAGEAEGNLRTRGTLLIRPTATVTGQIWAGRLRVEEGGILQGTIARVGADS, encoded by the coding sequence ATGTTCTTCCGAAAGCAGCCGAAAGGCCCCGTCGCTCCGGGCGGCGGCATGGCGCGTTCCGCCTCCGAGGCGGCGACGAGTGTGATCGGCCGCAACACGCGCTTTCGCGGCGAGGTGACCGGCAAGGGGCCGCTCGTCGTCCGCGGCCAGATTCACGGGACGATTGGGATCGAGGATCGCCTCACCGTCACCGAGGGCGGACGGCTCGACGCCGAGGTGCGGGTCTCCGAGATGACCATCGCCGGCGAGGCCGAGGGCAATCTGCGGACCCGCGGCACCCTGCTGATCCGCCCGACGGCGACGGTGACCGGACAGATCTGGGCCGGGCGCCTGCGCGTCGAAGAGGGCGGCATCCTCCAAGGGACGATCGCCCGCGTCGGCGCCGACTCCTGA
- a CDS encoding sigma-54 dependent transcriptional regulator: MKEKILVIDDDPGVRQVLIDSLSGMGHVVHAAESGEKALGTIREQGCDLLILDMVLPHMNGMEVLQEVHRHHPELSVIMITGYASVETAIKAMKMGAFDYVVKPFRMEEVELVVGKALERSRLRRENLFLRRQIESHFGISALAGNSPAMKKVLSLIEQVASTRSTVLIHGAVGTGKELVARALHFNSERKDQPFVSVACGGIPEGLLEDDLFGHAKGAFPDAVADRQGRIETAAGGTLFLDDVGSLSPGLQSKILRMLVDREMFPLGAKEKVTVDVRLIAATREDLKELVSQGSFREDLYYRLNVIQIHLPNLSERSEDVPLLVNHFLHKHSREMGIPVPRFTAEAMRALGEFSWPGNVRQLENVVERAVALSRGREELGLEDLPREIQESVATPVPLVRVGGDGVSLDEVMAEYEEKMLLQALESSGWVKTRAAELLKIKRTTLIEKMKRLGIPLKRNGVLAVAEAGSSTGAAGEPGKPPENRKAQIA, translated from the coding sequence GTGAAAGAGAAGATACTGGTCATCGACGACGACCCCGGAGTCCGCCAGGTCCTGATCGACTCGCTCTCGGGCATGGGGCATGTGGTGCACGCCGCCGAGAGCGGTGAAAAGGCGCTCGGGACGATCCGTGAGCAGGGCTGCGACCTCCTCATCCTGGACATGGTTCTGCCGCACATGAACGGCATGGAAGTGCTCCAGGAAGTTCACCGGCACCATCCCGAGCTCTCCGTGATCATGATCACCGGCTATGCCTCCGTCGAGACGGCCATCAAGGCGATGAAGATGGGCGCCTTCGACTACGTCGTAAAGCCGTTTCGCATGGAAGAGGTGGAGCTGGTGGTCGGCAAGGCCCTGGAGCGCAGCCGGCTGCGGAGGGAAAACCTCTTCCTGCGGCGGCAAATCGAGAGCCACTTCGGGATCAGCGCGCTCGCCGGGAACAGTCCGGCCATGAAGAAGGTCCTTTCACTCATTGAGCAGGTGGCTTCCACGCGCAGCACGGTGCTGATCCACGGCGCGGTCGGAACGGGGAAGGAGCTGGTCGCGAGGGCCCTGCACTTCAACAGCGAGCGCAAGGACCAGCCTTTCGTCTCGGTGGCTTGCGGAGGAATTCCCGAGGGCCTTCTGGAGGACGACCTCTTCGGTCACGCGAAGGGGGCGTTTCCCGACGCCGTGGCCGATCGCCAGGGAAGGATCGAGACGGCGGCCGGGGGAACGCTCTTCCTCGATGACGTCGGATCCCTGAGCCCGGGGCTGCAGAGCAAGATTCTGCGGATGCTCGTGGATCGGGAGATGTTCCCTCTCGGCGCCAAAGAGAAGGTCACGGTCGACGTGCGGCTGATCGCCGCCACGCGCGAGGACCTCAAGGAACTGGTGTCGCAGGGGAGCTTCCGGGAGGATCTGTACTATCGTCTCAACGTGATTCAGATCCACCTTCCGAATCTCTCCGAGCGGAGCGAGGACGTTCCGCTGCTCGTGAATCATTTTCTCCACAAACACAGCCGCGAGATGGGGATTCCCGTCCCCCGGTTCACGGCGGAGGCGATGCGGGCTCTCGGCGAATTCTCCTGGCCCGGGAACGTGCGGCAGCTGGAGAACGTCGTGGAGCGGGCGGTCGCCCTGTCGCGCGGCCGCGAGGAGCTCGGCCTGGAGGATCTTCCCCGGGAGATCCAGGAGTCGGTCGCCACGCCCGTACCGCTGGTCCGCGTCGGCGGGGACGGCGTCTCGCTCGACGAGGTGATGGCGGAGTACGAGGAGAAAATGCTCCTCCAGGCCCTCGAAAGCTCCGGATGGGTCAAGACCCGCGCGGCGGAGCTTCTCAAGATCAAGCGGACGACTCTCATCGAGAAGATGAAGCGTCTCGGCATCCCGCTGAAGCGCAACGGCGTCCTGGCCGTGGCCGAGGCAGGCTCGTCGACCGGAGCCGCAGGAGAGCCCGGGAAGCCTCCCGAAAACCGCAAGGCCCAGATCGCCTGA
- a CDS encoding response regulator codes for MVVDDDREIVEMTRLILESGGYRVVPASSGEEALKLIPSARPDLVLLDINMPGKDGWETLKLMKLDGETRHIPVAMFSIKFELRDKVQGLKEGAFDYITKPFSYDELLERVGRIFQQLSPGDH; via the coding sequence ATGGTCGTCGACGACGACCGGGAAATTGTCGAAATGACCCGTCTGATCCTCGAGAGCGGCGGCTACCGGGTGGTTCCGGCGTCGTCGGGCGAGGAAGCCCTCAAGCTCATTCCCTCGGCCCGTCCCGATCTGGTCCTCCTGGACATCAACATGCCGGGGAAGGACGGGTGGGAGACCCTCAAACTCATGAAACTGGACGGCGAGACGCGGCACATCCCGGTGGCGATGTTCTCCATCAAGTTCGAGCTCCGGGACAAGGTGCAGGGATTGAAGGAGGGTGCTTTCGACTACATCACCAAGCCGTTCTCCTACGATGAGCTGCTGGAACGGGTCGGTCGAATCTTCCAACAGCTCTCGCCGGGAGATCACTGA
- a CDS encoding EAL domain-containing protein, with protein MAGRGAPNGGDDFRASFLELKSALFDQNTQLYAFPYHFDDLQRMVEWRPTLGLLHLEVFDYERVEGICGWQLFDSLLGEMALELRALRGPAYPRSALLTISGVHGGAFILFLPETFRGTEPCLSSLEEMAADLRRRLTEVLGRKIPRDVLPEMEIATGYSVLRCEPVFRIERLVYRAIEEARSMAVKAAQREELRSGAELRQIIRAGLVETHFQPIIDVTSGEVFGYEALTRGPRGTMFETPKAMFGFSDRMRISALLDSVCRKRALHAARGLDSGKKLFLNSLPATLLDPRFVEDLRATDTPPATGVVLEITERTGIADFEAFGRRLEKIREHGFQVAIDDVGTGYSSLQTISEVRPEFLKIDLSLVQRIHQNLIKQEIVSSILQIGERIGASVIAEGIESEEEVEALREFGVRLGQGYFLGAPAPSLPPAGGRHPAGH; from the coding sequence ATGGCCGGCCGCGGCGCGCCCAACGGCGGAGACGACTTCCGCGCCTCTTTCCTCGAGCTGAAGAGCGCCCTGTTCGATCAGAACACGCAGCTCTACGCCTTTCCCTACCACTTCGACGACTTGCAGAGAATGGTCGAATGGCGGCCCACGCTCGGCCTGCTTCACCTGGAAGTGTTCGACTACGAGCGCGTCGAAGGGATCTGCGGCTGGCAGCTCTTCGACAGCCTCCTCGGCGAGATGGCCCTGGAGCTGCGCGCCTTGAGGGGACCCGCTTATCCGCGCAGCGCGCTCCTGACGATCTCGGGAGTCCACGGGGGCGCCTTCATCCTCTTCCTTCCCGAGACCTTCCGGGGCACGGAGCCGTGCCTCTCCAGCCTGGAGGAGATGGCGGCCGACCTTCGCCGCCGGCTCACCGAGGTCCTCGGGCGCAAGATCCCGCGCGACGTCCTGCCCGAGATGGAGATCGCGACCGGCTACTCGGTCCTGCGCTGCGAGCCGGTGTTCCGAATCGAGCGGCTCGTGTATCGCGCCATCGAGGAAGCTCGATCGATGGCCGTGAAGGCGGCCCAGCGGGAGGAGCTGCGCAGCGGGGCCGAGCTCCGGCAGATCATCCGGGCGGGATTGGTCGAGACCCATTTCCAGCCCATCATCGACGTGACCTCCGGCGAGGTCTTCGGATACGAGGCGCTCACTCGCGGCCCCCGCGGCACGATGTTCGAGACGCCCAAAGCAATGTTCGGCTTCTCGGATCGCATGCGGATCTCGGCGCTTCTCGATTCCGTGTGCCGGAAGCGGGCCCTCCATGCCGCCCGCGGCCTGGACTCCGGCAAGAAGCTGTTCCTGAACTCGCTCCCGGCCACCCTTTTGGATCCCCGCTTCGTCGAGGATCTCCGCGCCACCGACACCCCCCCCGCGACGGGGGTCGTGCTGGAGATCACCGAGCGGACCGGGATCGCCGATTTCGAAGCCTTCGGACGCCGTCTCGAGAAAATCCGGGAGCACGGCTTCCAGGTCGCGATCGACGACGTGGGAACGGGGTACTCCAGCCTGCAGACCATCTCGGAGGTCCGCCCCGAATTCCTGAAGATCGATCTGTCCCTGGTCCAGCGGATCCATCAGAACCTCATCAAGCAGGAGATCGTCTCCTCCATCCTTCAAATCGGCGAGCGCATCGGCGCGAGCGTCATTGCGGAAGGGATCGAATCGGAGGAAGAGGTGGAAGCCTTGAGGGAGTTCGGCGTCCGTCTGGGACAAGGCTATTTTCTGGGAGCGCCGGCGCCCTCCCTCCCACCTGCCGGCGGGAGGCATCCGGCCGGCCATTGA